One Triticum dicoccoides isolate Atlit2015 ecotype Zavitan chromosome 3B, WEW_v2.0, whole genome shotgun sequence genomic window, cagttaagaaccaagattaTCAACccggtaggagaaccacgcaacacctcgttagcagtaCCTGCACACcagataacaaatccttgcacccGACGCGAATAAGGGGTTTTTAATCCATTGGCGGTTACTTGCAAGATTAATTTTTTTGGTAATAGATAGATAGATcgcataaaatataaaataaaataaagaaagaaaatgtagcaaggtatttttggattttaatatatggtaaaactagacccgggggcaatagttttcactagaggcttctcccatgaaaatagcatacggtgggtagacaaactactgttgggcaattgatagaaaagcaaataattatgacgatatccaaggcaatgatcatgtatataggcatcacgtccgagacaaatagaccgactcctacctgcctctactactattactccacacatcgaccgctatccagcatgcatctagagtattaataagttcataaagaatggagtaattccttaagcaacatgacatgatgtagaaaaagtaaactcacacatgaataaactccatctttttacccttaataacaacgatacatatgtgtcatgtcgccttctgtcactgggattgagcaccggaagatcgaacccattacaaagcacctctccccttgcaatataaatcaatctagttggtcaaaccaaatcagtagatcggagagaaatatgaggctataacaatcatgcataaaagagtccagagaaaactcaaataatagtcatggataatctaatcataaactcacaattcatcggatctcaacaaacacaccgcaaaaagtgattacatcgaatagaagtccaagaacatcaaggagaacattgtattgaagaacatcgaaagagaagaagccatttagctactaactatggacacgtaggtctgtggtaaactactcacgcatcatcggaagggcagcaaggttgatgtagagcccctccatgattgattccccttccggcggagtgccgacgaaggccTCCAAATGGAATCTCATGAGAACAAAAACNNNNNNNNNNNNNNNNNNNNNNNNNNNNNNNNNNNNNNNNNNNNNNNNNNNNNNNNNNNNNNNNNNNNNNNNNNNNNNNNNNNNNNNNNNNNNNNNNNNNNNNNNNNNNNNNNNNNNNNNNNNNNNNNNNNNNNNNNNNNNNNNNNNNNNNNNTTGAGCATTTATAGTGGTGAAATTAGGTCAAAAcatgccacgaggggcccacgagcctgtgcccccccccctcggggCGCGCCTCacgagcttgtcgctccctcgtgagTCTTCTGGTCTTCTCCCTaaccttctagggtctcttctggtccagaaaaaattaacCCAAAGTTTTttttgtttggactctgtttgataatgATTTCTTGAAAagtcaaaaacaggcaaaaaacaacaattggcactaggcactaagttaataggttagtcccaaaaaatgatataaagttgcttgtaaatgaatataaaacatccaagattgatattgtaatagcatggaacaatcaaaaattatagatacgttggagacatatcacgtgGCGTCGTTGGAACCGTTGTACCGCCACATTGGGTGGGTACGTTGTTGGAGTGGTTGAACTCCACGTCCTATAGCGATGGCCATCACATCAATAATGGTAAGTTTGTGATGGCCGAGGAGTGTGAATTGGGGGCGGCCAATCGCTCGGCTTCGGCATGCTCCTAGGTACGACTCCTTTGCCACCAGTTGTATCTCGTACGGGATCTTCAAGAAGGACATcgactatataaaaccactccgactcCCATGTCTCGACGTCCTCCTTCGGGGTGCCAGGCAGGTAACCATTCACTCTCCCCCCTTTTTGGACGACCATCAAAGATTGccccaagtttaaagagcaatatgCCGCCCAAAAGAAGAATGAAGGGCCAGCGGCCGTAGTTGAGCATGAAGGAGAGAAGCGACCgagggcaagaccaactccaaggtggacgaggagcgtgatgcaGCATCATTGGCCTTGCAATAAACTTTGCAAGGCATGATGACCCAAAAGGAAGCACGAGGCGAGAGAAAGCGACAAAAAAAAAGGAGCAAATGAAGGTCTACGTCGAGTTCCAAACGAAGAAGCTCGAGGTGAAAGAGACCGTCAAAAGGAGGAAGCTCAAGACTGAGGAGGCCATCCAAACGAAGAAGCTCAAGATTGAAGCGACCAATGTTTTCGTTGCGAAGGTGATCATGGCGGTGGAGTTGAGCAATTGGAGCAAGGTGTCACTGAAGAGAAGGGTCTGATTCAAGAAGAAACAAAAGGGGATGCTCGAGCTAAATGATTGATCTACGGCCAAGAGCAATATCATTTTGTAAGTCGGCATGAGCTAGGACTGCGAGACATGAACTCTCTTTTTTTAGGTACGCTATtggcgtaccttagctttatagaagagaGCCGGCATGAATTCTTTGCCGCTATGGCCGCGGcctatttcagtttttttttatttGCTCCAGGCACCAGTCGTGCGGAGTTGGCCTCCAGTGGAGCAGAGCGGCGTTCTACGCAGTTGCGGATCGTATGCGCTCCTTTTAACGCACAGCTAAGCAAAATCTTTTGAGTGGTACTAGAACCTAGCACTAAAGCGGATGCACAACAACGACCACATAATTAACATCAGGCGGCAATTCAGAGTTCATACAGCATCAGGGACTCACGTTAGATCACAGGATCTTGCAGGTCAATCGACATCATTCTTAGAAAATCCTTCGACATAACAAGCAACAATTTACTGGTTCCATGATTCACTTGACAATATATTGAACAGCCAAAACCAACAAACGATGCATTATCCATGAGATCATGACTGCGGCTAAGACACAGATAGTAAATTAAGCAGAAGTACCAAGGCAGATATTACGCCTCAAGACAGTCAAAAAAAAGAAGATACCACAGCCGTTTTACCAGAACAGAGGCCACTAAAACAAGATACATAATCTAGCTAGAGTAGCTGAACCCCGAGATCTTGTAGATGCGGATAGTTCCATCGGTGTAACCAGCGTACAGAGTGCTGCCATCCGCGCTCCAGCTCAAGCAAGTGCAGTAGAGCATCTGGGCAAACAGTATGAACCATATTAAGAAGCCACTCAACAGACGATAGTTCATAAAAACAGAATCGGTCTATTTAGCTATGCATTAGAACAAATGCACACCAAATACCTGTGCTTCCTATATAACTCACTTGACAATACAATGCAGCCTTAACATAGATGGGCAGGAGGCCCCATGGAagatgaacaaaaacatttcataTCAATGTATGAAAAATAACCAACAGAACAAGCACATCCATGTACATTCCCTGAATAAGAAAAATACTGGTAGTGAACTGCTATTTATTCTTATGCTTGCATTAAAGCTCTTTATCAATTGGCAACTTCAGTCAACCAGTTCAAATTTAAAGAACAAAATAGCATAACTATGCAAGCTTTCAGCTGCATTATATAATGTGGTGAACCAAAACCCTTACGTGGTAATGTTAAGAAACCAATGCAAAAATCATCATTACAACATGAAATTAACACGTTGTAAATCATAAATTAGACTACCACAATAAATACAGATCACAAAATGTAACAGATCTACATAGCCACAAGGGTAAGCTGATCATACGAACAACACATCTACATATATTAACCAATAGTAAACAATCAAAGAAACACGGACATAAGGAGTGATACTGGGAATTGGAAACAAACCTGCTTGGTGGAGACAGGGACCTCGGGCCTAAGGTCCTGCACGATGTGCTTTGACTCAAGATCCCAGATCTTGATGGAATCCTGTGTCGCCGCGCAGAGCCAGTAGCGGTTGGGCGAGAAGCATAGTGAGTTGATAATGGATCCCGCATCCAGCGAGTAGAGTCTCTTGCCCTCGGTCAAATCCCACAGCAAGGTGACGCCATCCTTGCCACCAGACGCGCAAAGCGAACCGTCTGGGCTGACTGCAACGGCGCTAACATAGCCACCATGACCATCAAGAGTGCAGCGGAGCTTGCAGTTGGTAAGGTTCCAGACCTTGACGGAGCGGTCCCATGAGCCCGAGACGATGGTCGGGGCGAAGTTGTTGGGCGAGAAACGGACGCAGGACACCCAGCCGGTGTGGCCCTCGCCGCCTCCAAGGTCACCGCCGATGGTGTACTTGCACTCACCGAGGGTGTTCCACAGCTTGATGGTGCGGTCGCGGGACGCGGAGACGATCTGTCGGTTGTCAATGGAGAAGGCGACGGAGAGGACGTCCTTCTCGTGGCCGACGAAGCGGCGGGTGGTGACCCCGGTGGAGAGGTCCCAGAGGCGGAGCTCGCCGTCCCAGGATCCGGAGAGCGCGAACTGGCCGTCGGAGCTGAGGACGACGTCCTGGACAAAGTGGCCGTGGCCGGTGAGGCGGCGGAAGGGGACGCCGTACTCGGAGCTGGAGTCCTGGGTGGCCTGGATGGGGTTGGTGAGGTCCCAGACGAGCAGCGACTTGTCGCGGGAAGAGGAGACGATGAAGGGCGAGTTGTCGATGGGCGTCGCGATGGCCGTGACCACGTCGTTGTGGCCGCGCATCACACCGGCGTAGACGAGGGACTCCTGCGCGCCGGCCATGGTGGTGGGGCGGGGCGAAGCGAGCGCTAGGGTTTTGGGGggtgcggtggaggcggcggcgcaggctAGAGATGAGAAGGAAAGCgggcggagagggaggaggaggagtttaTAGTGGGGGCGGGCGTGAGACGCTAGGGTTTTCGTGGATTAGTGGGCTTTGTGCTCAGTTGAGCGGAAATCGTGACCGTCCATTGCAAAAGAGGCCCATTGCAAAAGCTGCAGATCGTCTCACTTGCGCATGGGCCTATAGCTTACCATTCTCCTCTTCTCTGCCCCATGGGCCTAATCATCGCTACGGAGGGAAAAGGCGAGAAATGCTTTGGCCCTCTGCATGGGGCAGGAAATGCTTTGCTTCTATGCTCTTGCTTGGGTGAAACATTTAGCaataatgctacacctacgaacGGCACTTACGTAACCTACGTGATTTGCTAAACGCTAATCAAAACTGCCCCCCCCCCCTATTTCAAGGGTGGACCGTGCCCCCAACTAATGACGAATTAAAAACTGACAAATCATCAATTACGTAAAGTACGTAAGAATCCCTACGTAGGTCTagcattactcaacatttaggtgaCCACCACAAGAAAATTCGAGCATAAGATGACTCAAGAAAAGGATCATGCATGACATATTAGTATTAGCAGCTGGAAACTAAGGGCATTTTTTATTCTAAGGCTTTTCATATTACAAATTATAAAGAATTAGCAAAGCTCAAGAATTTTTCCTATGTTGGTTATTTGATGCGTACAATTGAATCATATACCAATTTTTCCTAAAGAGTTCATTGCACTACAACTCATAGGAAATCTTTAATTCACTCGGACCTCTTGAAAAAACTTCTTAGTTTTTCTGAAATGTTAAAAAAAGGGCGTCAGATTATCATGCGAAAACAAATAAAATTGTTATGTTGTTGTAAGGGATTTTTTATGCTCCAACCCGAAAATTGCAATGTAGTACAAAAAAGTGGCAGAAAATTTGGCACGCTGCGTATAGTAACTGTCATGCGTTTGATCGGGATCTGACGGTCCTAAGGGCGTTCGCTGGGATTATTGCCTAAAAAATTGGCGTTCACTGGTTAGTGGCGTCCTTATTTTTTGTATGGTGCAAGCAAAATAATGTAGAGTCCAATCGGACATCCCCATTGTTTTTGCAATCCTTGCGACTCAAAAAGGCAGTGTGGAAAAAGGATCCGTCTTTCTCAAGAAAGAGCCCCATGAATCCAAATTAACCGGCGTTCTGCTCTGTGATGTCCATGTCGCGGTGCCAAGGTGTTCGGAGAGGGAGGATCACAATTCAGGAGAACCGGATAGGCGTCTGATGAGAGAGAAATGGAGTCCTAATCCACCCCCAACCACGTCCAGTTGTCAGATCAACGAAGTAATCACTCGTTGCCGTGGTCGAATGGCAGGGAAAGGGACGTTTCACGGCGGCTCTCGGCCGTTCGTTCCCTGAATGATTGCAGCAGGCCGGGTAAGTGCACAAGTTACCAGGGCCGTGAATCTTGCAAACATGCTCCGCCAATGGATGAGTTTTGTACCCCATGAAATTTGGTGGCTTTGGCAGCACAAAGGCAGGATCGGTTTCCCAACAATCATGCCAACTCCCAGGTACACTTTTCCAGAGCATCTCTGAGTTGGGTTAGCTACCTCCTTTTCTATTTATGGAAACAAATTCGTCTCCAATCTGTTTATATCCTACTGTAATCAGGAAACTAATCAACAGGGCACCATATATACAGCGGTGGACGAGATAAAAAGGAACATTTCATTTCACAGATAAGGCAAATGAgggctatctatctatctatcccgGACTGACGGGAGCAGACAGGTAGCCCTATCTTGTAGGGCTGCCCAACGATATCAGTTACCGGTCGGACGGGACACCCCGCGAAGATCCGCGGCGCGAATCGCGAGGCGGCAGTCAGGCTATTCTCTCAACCAAATAAACGCAACGGAGGCCAGTAGCAGCGGGCCACCTAACCCATCGATCTCTTGCTTCTCTACTGGATGTTTGGGATCTCCAAGTCCCGCCCTGCAAGCGTCCCCCTGCTCCTACTCTCCTCCCATTGCCTTCTTCCCGTTGTTGGCCTGCCTCTCCTACTCCCCTCTTCCTCCCCCCCCTGCCGCTCTCCTGGTGGCTTCCATATCatatcctccctccctcccttccttTCTTCATTCAAGCCAGGCTCGACgtgtgttgctatgtctcatctcATTCTCACGGCGTGAAAAAGGATCGTGCCTTGCCTTTTTTCCGGCTTGCTTGGCGCGCCTTCGTCTCCCTTGCCCCCCAGGTAACACGCAGTTCATAGCCCTTTTCGTGTCTCCGTGCCTGCCTCCGTGCATGGGCGCATCACATGGCTCTTTCAGCTCCTTTTTCTGTAAGCAAAGGGAATGTTTGGTGGAAAGACGCTTGAAAAAGAGCTGCCTTTCCTGCCATCTCGTGTGTGTGATGTCCGTGGTCTAATTCTTGTCATGTGGTGAGAATTAACATGGATTGCGTAGACAGCCTTTTAGATATAGCGTCCCTGAAAATCATGGATGCTTATGTTATCCACAGCTGCGCTTCAATCGGCAAGGCCATTGGTCCGAGGATGGCGGAACACTTCGCGCTCATGACGGGGCGGATGATCACGGAGGCGACGCTTCAGGGCACCATCTTCGACGCCCCTTCCGCGAAGGATGCTTGTGATCATCATGATCCTTGTGTTTTTGAGGACGGGAGGACCAAGACTGGTGTCGTGGTGGAATGCAGAATCTGCCAAGAAGAAGGTGATCAAGCCTACATGGAGACCCCTTGCTCCTGCAAGGGTAGCCTCAAGGCAAGGTTTTCTGCTCCTCTCCCAGCTTGATGGTTCCATATGCTATGGAATTTTGCTTAATTGTTCAAACTCTAAACACCAGAAATAACCTCAATTTGAGAACCCGCTTATTATTCGTCACCGCATCTTCAAACAATGGGACACGGCTCGCTTTCGTATCAGATACGTCCATATCAAAATGCCACCGGGAACACAAATTTCTATTTTCCATATCACTATCAGTGAATTAGTTCTTCTCTGTTATCGGAACCGAATCGGATTTTTCGAGGTATTATCCTTGTGTCGGTAGAATCATGTTTTTCATGTTGATTCGACTGCCCTTTTATTTTTCCCAGCAGATGCCCATTTATTCCTGCCAATTGAGGTTTTATTTGAACTAGTTTGTTGCTGCCTGCAGTACGCTCACCACATATGCATCCAGAGGTGGTGTAACGAGAAGGGAGACACCATATGTGAGATATGCTTACAGGTGAGTAATTCTCAACGGAAACCAGAAAGAAGCAGCTGAATTCAGTTTGCCCTTTACTTCCTGATAAAGCCATCATCAGTCTTCAGTGCCAAAAGATAGTTTGTTGACTAATTTGTTGCCTCTGCTACCTATGGCACAGCAATTTACACCGAACTACAGTGCCCCTTTGAAGTTGTTTCGGATCGGAAGAAACCAAATTAGCTTCAGGTGTCACTTGGTGCTTAAGATCCTTGGTAATTTTTTcgtctgagaagggcctatctaaCATCCTAGGCCCTCTCTTCTCACTGCAGGAGAGCTGGAGAAACACCAGCGAATCTCAACGCTGGAGAAAACGTTTCCCAAACCGGTGATCATGCTGCTGGCACATCAAGCTTTGCCTCTCAATTTTGCAATCCAAAAGGCGTCACCTACTGCCGTGTGATTGCCATCGCCGTAAGTGATATACGTAGAATGTAAACCTTCCATGCTCGTGCTGCATCCAACTAACGCATATTTGTTCCCAAACATGCACCTTCAGTTGATGGCTCTGCTGGTGCTCCGTGACGCAATCTCGCTTGTCCTCGGCGGCCCCAAGGTGTACTCGATGGCACTGATCACTGTAAGAGACTGAATCATGTAACCTGGTTAGACCTTTCTATTTTCTTGCCCTGAATGTGATTCATGGGCTATTCTGATACGGATTACGTTGATGAGACAGCTGCTGATGTTCAGAACAGCCGGAGTTATCATACCCATCTACATTATCTTGATATCAGTTGTCACATTGCTCCATCGGTACAGCCAACACCAGGTctgtcttttttttttttgaacaaacaacaGATCTGTCTTACCCATGTCCAGTCACGTATATAAACCCTCAGTTTCAATCAGAATGTAAGATTTTTTTGCTAATGCAGGATGTGCATGGCGCGGCCCCAGTTACAGAACCTGTAGGAACTGAGGACTCACAGAGCCTGCAGCCGACGCCACCTCAACAGCATGTCATCAGCATCCAGTAGCAAGCTGCACAGGGAGAATGGCGGTTAGGTCCTGTCAAATATTAGTCTCATTGGATGAGGTTAGGGAGATCAACGCTGTCATTCATAGGATACAGAAGATGCAAAATCATTGCAAGTGTAAAGATGTTCCGTAGAATTGTACACAAAGCACATACTAGGAACAACACACTTGACTTAACAAGTCATGGAGATGAGAAGTGAAATTGAAGTGGGCATGTGTATATAAAGTTTAAGAAACCCTAGGCAAGTGTGAGTGAGTGCACAGCTTTCCAACATTCATGGCAGTGAAAATTTTGTGCCCAACTATGGAAGACACCGGGCACTAAAACGTCCGCATTCTCTTTGGAAAAAGTAGGGAAAATCTATGAAAATGGGCAAACGTTCACGGTTACATAAATAATACAGTACATCGTGTCCCTCTTGTTCGTTTGCACTATGCAAAAATTGCTTCATAAGTGTTCTCTTACTCTCTGTCCTTGCAAACTGGAAAGGACTGCCAGTATAGGCTACAACAACAACCTGAGGATAAAATTGAGCTACAAGAGCTACAACATAGAGAGAAAAACTCTTAAGCTGGCCTTTCACGCCCGTTGGAAAGCCACGGTGCACACTTGAGACCCCTCAACTCCGCCAAACATGATGGTAGGATACGTTTGGACATGATCCAAGTATCGGAAGATCTGGTGCGAATCACCTGCACCTCTGTCTGCGTCCTCCTGACCAAATTTCCGCATACCGAACTCTTCTACTTCTTGCAGAAGCTCATCCTTTGTGTGATTACATGATGTTATGACCTGAAGACACAAGCATAAGTTTCAATTCTACGGGACTGGTGTAAAATAAGAGTTTCAGAGAGTTTGCACGAGAAAGTACTGACCACAAGGCCACCTGGTTCAACCAAGTTTGATATAGATTCCCAATACATCACTctgaagcaaaaaaaaaaaaacacataAAGAGAACAATGTTAACTCAACATGATACTGATTATTGAATCGTACTTAAGATATCTTTAACACAGGCTTCTTGTGTATTGGAACCGCATACCCCATTAACCTATCCTGTATGTGCATATACTGCATTGCAATGAAATATAACTCACTGGTTGAGTTGTTAAAATCAACATGGTGTGCTGCTAAGCAGTGAAACTCGGCTATCTACTGCACTATGCAGATCTGAAACTAAACCAAATTGAAAGTTGGGCTCATACAGCCTAAAGCCCTAAAGGCTAAAGCTATGCTATTCACTATTACAGAATGCCAACAAATAAAAACTATCCAGATAGGAGACCTAATGCTTCCAGATTTCTAGCCATTCCAACTCTAGTATGCAAAATTTGAAGGTCCTTGTTAGATAATCAAATCTCACAGAACATACCAACAATATTTAATTCCGCAGCTATAGATAATCACGGAAGTGGACAAAAGCGAAAAGGAAATTTTAAGGGGGTGGCTAACCAAAGAATGACCGAGTCGTAGTTCCTGTACCTTTTTGCACGGCCATCTGGATGCAAtccaatggcatccaatgtccctTTATCTGTAATAATTTTGAACTTCCTGTCTAACTTTGTCTCAAGTACATCATCAACCTGGTGAAGACAGAAATATGAGTTACTACAGTCGTCAAAACACCATAACTGTAAGCACTTAATAACCATTTGATAAGGGCATCTCCTACAGccctccccaaacctgccccattcGTCCGCCCGGACAGTCAGGACTAAAAAAACAGCCCAGCGGGCCTCCCCAAACCTCTCCATTTGTCTGGGCTGTCCAGACCGCCCCAAACCCAGCCCACATATGGGGAGGATATGGGGCTGAACGGACATGTCTGCCACATCAGACCAAACCTGGGCTATCCCAAAATCAACAGAAAAAATGTCCAGCCCCAAATCGACTCACTTTCCTCAGCTCTCCGCCCCGCCTCCATCCACCATTCCCATGTCCGGATCGGTGGACGATGGCATCGACTGGGAACTCTTAGAGGCAAAGGACAACGAGGACCTCGCCTTCCGCCAGCCGAGGGTGGAGACCCGAGGCTGTCTGTCATCCTCTCCACCCCGGCGCGAGTCAAGTGGCAGCGGGCCATCATCGCCGCCCACCGTCCCCACCGCAGCACAGTTCGAGCTCCGTCCCCGGCTGCCCGGCACGGGTGGAGCAACGGTGGTCAAGCTCGTCCAAGGCGGCACCATGGCCCTCCTGCTGGGCGGATCCAGCTCGCGCAGTGTGTTCGGCTCGCTCGACGCATCCTTCTCCGCTCCAGCACCCATGCCATCCTCGTCCGAGGACGAGCAGGTGGTCCACGGCATCCTTCAATGCTCCTTGAACACGAAGGAGTCTGCCGCCTGCCGCCGTCGGAAGAATGCGAAGGCGCTTCGGGAGGGGATCGAGGCTTCCCGAGCCAAAGCCCTCGCTAATGAACAAGCCCGCGCCGCCAGAGCCCTCACCGAACGAGGACTATGATAACCCCTACGACGCATTCATTCACTTCCACTTCAGAAAATGCCGGTGAAGTGTTGCTTCTCCTACTGCTATATCCTATGGCATTGGAATATGTGTTGTTTCACGACTATGTCATATGTCTTTGAACTATGTTGTATGAACTTTTCCTATGTCGTATGTCAATTGGTTGTGCTAAGAGCAAGTCCAGTTATGGAGGAATAGCAGTAAACAAAAGATTAACAAAGAGttcaccaatttcaagaaaaaaatGCATGCATGGCAAGTACAAAGTTGAGTATCTTTACACTTCACAAAGTGAGCCTTTGAATATACATGCAAACTACCACTAGATATTTTATTTCTTCAGTATGTTTGCTCAATTCATGGCAATTGATTTTATTTTATGTGGTGGAGCTTTAGGGCTGAATACATTTTCTTCCTGGGAAACTGCACTTTTTGTTGACATTATCTGCCACAAACTGGATATAGTACCTGCTATGACGGAAAAATAGTATACATTCCCCTCGTTTATGGTCTTTCATGCTTTTACTTTTAGAGATGTTAGAAATATAAGAAAAAAGAGGCGACTTGGGTAAACAAACTATGTAGATTCTTAGTAAGTGTTT contains:
- the LOC119276730 gene encoding uncharacterized protein LOC119276730 isoform X2 codes for the protein MAEHFALMTGRMITEATLQGTIFDAPSAKDACDHHDPCVFEDGRTKTGVVVECRICQEEGDQAYMETPCSCKGSLKYAHHICIQRWCNEKGDTICEICLQQFTPNYSAPLKLFRIGRNQISFRRAGETPANLNAGENVSQTGDHAAGTSSFASQFCNPKGVTYCRVIAIALMALLVLRDAISLVLGGPKVYSMALITLLMFRTAGVIIPIYIILISVVTLLHRYSQHQDVHGAAPVTEPVGTEDSQSLQPTPPQQHVISIQ
- the LOC119276730 gene encoding uncharacterized protein LOC119276730 isoform X1 → MFGGKTLEKELPFLPSRVCDVRGLILVMCCASIGKAIGPRMAEHFALMTGRMITEATLQGTIFDAPSAKDACDHHDPCVFEDGRTKTGVVVECRICQEEGDQAYMETPCSCKGSLKYAHHICIQRWCNEKGDTICEICLQQFTPNYSAPLKLFRIGRNQISFRRAGETPANLNAGENVSQTGDHAAGTSSFASQFCNPKGVTYCRVIAIALMALLVLRDAISLVLGGPKVYSMALITLLMFRTAGVIIPIYIILISVVTLLHRYSQHQDVHGAAPVTEPVGTEDSQSLQPTPPQQHVISIQ
- the LOC119276728 gene encoding guanine nucleotide-binding protein subunit beta-like protein A; amino-acid sequence: MAGAQESLVYAGVMRGHNDVVTAIATPIDNSPFIVSSSRDKSLLVWDLTNPIQATQDSSSEYGVPFRRLTGHGHFVQDVVLSSDGQFALSGSWDGELRLWDLSTGVTTRRFVGHEKDVLSVAFSIDNRQIVSASRDRTIKLWNTLGECKYTIGGDLGGGEGHTGWVSCVRFSPNNFAPTIVSGSWDRSVKVWNLTNCKLRCTLDGHGGYVSAVAVSPDGSLCASGGKDGVTLLWDLTEGKRLYSLDAGSIINSLCFSPNRYWLCAATQDSIKIWDLESKHIVQDLRPEVPVSTKQMLYCTCLSWSADGSTLYAGYTDGTIRIYKISGFSYSS